In Harmonia axyridis chromosome 6, icHarAxyr1.1, whole genome shotgun sequence, a single window of DNA contains:
- the LOC123683026 gene encoding ornithine transcarbamylase, mitochondrial-like: MSYHIRRYILNKLKTKLPKYYSTVEQPEHNLSLVGRNFLEPLDFTAAELKSLFWTASEFKTISNDEYNIQDLENKTATLLLSEPNIHFQSSIHLASRILKIPINVIVDSTWENWQFPKDAGRILGKTCDIIFIKSKFHLKAKSLADGAKIPVIIVSDKRYANLRALSDIFTLREQFGFLENLHICWIGAPTSLINTYLLSMPQFGIKLKFFCCHFLGEKVSPIALSKVRTLGKEFLESCKEASSMEDALAHSKILVMGANLGGQKQINEENCKAADHDFFILHSMPRTDIEICPTLFESERNLTWASYRNCQWILTAFFVRTLTNYKHFTKEPNFIEEKAK, translated from the coding sequence ATGTCATATCACATACGACGTTACATTCTCAATAAACTAAAAACAAAACTTCCGAAGTATTATAGCACAGTTGAACAACCAGAGCATAACCTTTCCCTAGTTGGAAGAAACTTCTTAGAACCCTTAGATTTTACTGCAGCTGAACTAAAATCACTTTTCTGGACTGCTTCCGAATTTAAGACCATATCAAATGATGAATACAACATCCAAGACTTGGAAAACAAAACTGCAACCCTTCTTCTCAGTGAACCAAATATCCATTTTCAAAGTTCCATACATTTGGCCTCGAGAATTCTAAAGATACCCATAAATGTCATCGTGGATTCAACGTGGGAAAATTGGCAGTTTCCCAAAGATGCTGGAAGAATTTTGGGCAAGACGTGCGATATCATATTCATCAAGagcaaatttcatttgaaagccAAGTCTTTAGCTGATGGTGCGAAGATCCCTGTGATTATAGTTTCCGACAAGAGATATGCTAATCTCAGGGCTTTATCCGATATTTTCACATTGAGAGAACAGTTTGGATTCCTGGAAAACCTTCATATTTGTTGGATCGGAGCACCTACATCACTTATTAACACCTACTTACTCAGCATGCCCCAATTTGGCATAAAACTCAAATTTTTCTGCTGTCATTTTCTAGGGGAAAAAGTGAGTCCTATTGCTCTTTCCAAAGTTCGTACTTTGGGAAAAGAATTCCTCGAAAGCTGCAAGGAAGCATCCAGCATGGAAGATGCGTTAGCCCACAGCAAAATTTTGGTTATGGGAGCGAACCTTGGTGGACAGAAACAGATAAACGAAGAGAATTGCAAAGCAGCAGACcatgatttcttcattttacaCAGTATGCCAAGAACAGATATTGAAATATGCCCAACGTTGTTTGAAAGTGAGAGGAATCTGACTTGGGCGTCATACAGAAATTGCCAGTGGATTTTGACTGCTTTTTTTGTGAGAACATTAACGAACTACAAACATTTTACTAAAGAACCGAATTTTATTGAGGAGAAAGCAAAGTAA